The Vibrio kanaloae genome has a window encoding:
- a CDS encoding threonine/serine exporter family protein gives MASKQRAISRLVAQSGQMLLAHGAESTLVGDIMRRIGIACGVDEVEVALSANALVVTTMMDDHCITTTRSCADRGLNMQVITDIQRVCIMMEKGILDYGLAYRKIQKISPERYNRWLVVIMIGFSCASFSRLAGGDWQVFMMTFIASACGMIVRQEIGHRHFNPLLNFAITAFVTTTISAQAVLYNIGGQPTIVMASSVLMLVPGFPLINSVADMLKGHINMGLARFTMASLLTLATSLGIVAAMSLSGVWGWVS, from the coding sequence ATGGCATCAAAGCAAAGAGCGATCTCAAGACTCGTCGCTCAATCAGGACAAATGCTACTAGCACATGGTGCCGAAAGCACACTGGTTGGCGATATCATGCGTCGTATTGGTATCGCTTGTGGAGTAGATGAAGTAGAAGTCGCACTATCAGCCAATGCGCTTGTTGTGACAACGATGATGGATGATCACTGTATTACCACCACTCGAAGCTGTGCTGACCGGGGTCTCAACATGCAGGTGATCACTGATATTCAGCGAGTTTGTATCATGATGGAGAAGGGGATTCTCGATTATGGACTGGCCTATAGAAAGATCCAAAAGATTAGCCCTGAACGCTACAATCGCTGGTTAGTTGTCATTATGATAGGTTTTTCGTGTGCTTCTTTTAGCCGCCTTGCTGGTGGAGATTGGCAGGTATTCATGATGACTTTTATTGCTTCAGCCTGCGGTATGATCGTCAGACAAGAGATTGGTCACCGTCACTTCAATCCGTTATTGAACTTCGCTATCACAGCCTTTGTTACTACTACTATTTCTGCTCAAGCGGTGCTTTATAATATTGGAGGCCAACCCACAATAGTGATGGCATCTTCAGTATTGATGCTAGTGCCGGGTTTTCCTCTCATTAATTCTGTTGCCGATATGCTTAAAGGTCATATCAATATGGGGTTAGCCCGTTTTACCATGGCCAGTTTATTAACTCTGGCAACCAGTTTAGGTATTGTCGCAGCGATGAGCCTGTCAGGTGTATGGGGGTGGGTGAGTTAA
- the cgtA gene encoding Obg family GTPase CgtA, with protein sequence MKFVDEAVVKIEAGDGGNGTVSFWREKFVAKGGPDGGDGGDGGDVYIQADENLNTLIDYRFQRFYNAERGENGRGGNCTGKRGKDTTLKVPVGTRAVDIHTNEIVAEVAEHGKKVMVGKGGWHGLGNTRFKSSVNRAPRQKTMGTKGEVRELRLELLLLADVGMLGLPNAGKSTFIRSVSAAKPKVADYPFTTLIPSLGVVSVVPEKSFVVADIPGLIEGAADGAGLGIRFLKHLERCRVLLHMIDIMPIDGSDPIQNALTIIDELEQYSEKVAQKPRWLVFNKVDLMPEEEADEKIQEIIDALGWEDEYFKISAVNKIGTKDLCFKLGEFMENLPREAVEVEEEEKVDFMWDDYHKDAMSGKNVVTEDGDDWDDWDDEEDDGHVIYVRD encoded by the coding sequence ATGAAATTCGTTGATGAAGCGGTAGTAAAAATAGAAGCCGGTGATGGCGGTAATGGTACAGTAAGTTTTTGGCGCGAAAAGTTCGTCGCTAAAGGTGGCCCAGATGGCGGTGACGGTGGCGATGGTGGTGATGTCTACATCCAAGCAGATGAGAACTTAAATACACTGATCGATTATCGCTTCCAACGTTTCTACAACGCAGAACGTGGTGAAAACGGTCGTGGTGGTAACTGTACGGGTAAACGTGGTAAAGACACGACACTGAAAGTGCCTGTAGGTACTCGTGCCGTTGATATCCACACTAATGAAATTGTTGCTGAAGTTGCTGAACACGGCAAAAAAGTAATGGTGGGTAAAGGTGGTTGGCACGGTCTTGGTAATACGCGTTTTAAGTCGTCTGTTAACCGCGCCCCTCGTCAAAAGACAATGGGTACTAAAGGCGAAGTTCGCGAACTACGTTTAGAGCTTCTTCTGCTCGCTGATGTTGGTATGCTTGGCCTACCAAACGCAGGTAAATCTACCTTTATTCGTTCAGTATCTGCAGCGAAACCAAAAGTAGCGGATTATCCGTTCACCACTTTGATCCCAAGCTTGGGCGTAGTGAGTGTGGTTCCTGAGAAGAGCTTTGTCGTTGCCGATATCCCAGGTCTAATCGAAGGCGCAGCCGATGGCGCTGGTCTTGGTATTCGCTTCTTGAAGCACCTTGAGCGTTGCCGTGTTCTGCTACACATGATCGACATCATGCCTATCGATGGTTCTGATCCTATTCAGAATGCGCTGACGATTATTGATGAGCTTGAACAATACAGTGAGAAAGTGGCACAGAAGCCTCGTTGGTTAGTGTTCAACAAAGTTGACCTAATGCCTGAAGAAGAAGCAGACGAAAAGATTCAAGAAATCATCGATGCTTTGGGTTGGGAAGACGAGTACTTCAAGATCTCTGCTGTGAACAAAATCGGCACCAAAGATCTTTGCTTCAAGCTCGGTGAGTTTATGGAAAACCTACCTCGTGAAGCTGTAGAAGTGGAAGAAGAAGAAAAAGTGGACTTTATGTGGGATGACTACCATAAAGATGCAATGAGTGGTAAGAATGTCGTTACTGAAGATGGTGATGACTGGGATGATTGGGATGACGAAGAAGATGACGGCCATGTTATCTATGTTCGTGACTAA
- the rpmA gene encoding 50S ribosomal protein L27, with the protein MAHKKAGGSTNNGRDSESKRLGVKRFGGESVLAGNIIVRQRGTKFHAGTNVGIGKDHTLFALTEGKVKFAVKGPKNRKFVSIEAE; encoded by the coding sequence ATGGCACATAAAAAAGCTGGCGGTTCTACTAATAACGGCCGCGATTCAGAAAGCAAACGTCTTGGTGTTAAGCGTTTTGGTGGTGAATCTGTTCTTGCAGGTAACATCATCGTTCGTCAACGTGGTACTAAGTTCCACGCTGGCACAAACGTTGGCATCGGTAAAGACCATACTCTTTTCGCTCTTACTGAAGGTAAAGTGAAATTTGCAGTAAAAGGTCCTAAAAACCGTAAGTTTGTAAGCATCGAAGCTGAGTAA
- the rplU gene encoding 50S ribosomal protein L21, translating into MYAVFQSGGKQHRVSEGQTLRLEKLDVETGATVEFDKVLLVANGEEIAVGAPLVEGGKVTAEVVQHGRGDKVKIVKFRRRKHSRKQAGHRQWFTEVKITGINA; encoded by the coding sequence ATGTACGCTGTTTTCCAATCTGGTGGCAAACAACACCGAGTAAGCGAAGGTCAAACACTTCGTTTAGAGAAATTAGACGTTGAAACTGGTGCAACTGTTGAATTTGATAAAGTTCTTCTTGTTGCTAACGGCGAAGAAATCGCTGTTGGTGCACCTCTTGTTGAAGGTGGCAAGGTTACTGCAGAAGTAGTACAACACGGTCGTGGCGATAAAGTAAAAATCGTTAAGTTCCGTCGTCGTAAGCACTCGCGTAAGCAAGCTGGTCACCGTCAGTGGTTCACTGAAGTGAAAATCACTGGCATTAACGCTTAA
- the ispB gene encoding octaprenyl diphosphate synthase, whose product MDFKAIQTLTANDMAKVNETIQAQLNSDVSLINQLGFYIVSGGGKRLRPLLALLSARALGYQGEAHITSAAFIEFIHTATLLHDDVVDESDMRRGKATANAAFGNAASVLVGDFIYTRSFQMMTTLGSLKILELMSEAVNVIAEGEVQQLMNCNNPDTTEENYMQVIYSKTARLFEAATQIGAILSGSSPEVETAMQNYGKYLGTAFQLIDDVMDYTADGKEMGKNVGDDLAEGKPTLPLLYAMHNAAPVQASMIREAIEKANGMERLDDIMSVMKETGSLEYTTNKAYEEADKAIAELSVVPDSEYKQALITLAHLAVKRSK is encoded by the coding sequence ATGGATTTTAAAGCTATCCAAACGCTTACTGCCAATGATATGGCAAAAGTGAATGAAACAATTCAAGCCCAACTTAATTCTGACGTAAGTTTAATCAACCAGCTTGGTTTTTATATCGTTAGCGGTGGTGGCAAACGCCTACGCCCTTTGCTTGCTCTTTTATCTGCTCGCGCACTTGGTTATCAAGGTGAAGCTCATATTACTTCTGCAGCCTTTATTGAGTTTATTCACACCGCCACTCTGCTTCATGATGATGTCGTCGACGAATCGGATATGAGACGCGGTAAAGCCACAGCCAATGCCGCTTTTGGTAATGCCGCTAGTGTTTTGGTTGGTGACTTTATTTACACTCGTTCGTTCCAAATGATGACAACCTTAGGATCCTTAAAGATCCTTGAGCTAATGAGTGAAGCGGTAAACGTGATTGCCGAGGGTGAGGTTCAACAATTGATGAACTGCAACAATCCGGATACCACAGAAGAAAACTACATGCAGGTGATCTACTCTAAGACCGCTCGCTTATTTGAGGCTGCGACACAAATCGGCGCAATTCTTTCAGGATCTTCACCTGAAGTCGAAACGGCAATGCAAAACTACGGTAAATACCTAGGCACTGCATTCCAACTGATTGATGATGTGATGGATTACACTGCTGATGGTAAAGAGATGGGTAAAAACGTTGGTGACGATCTTGCTGAAGGCAAACCAACACTGCCTCTATTGTACGCTATGCACAACGCTGCTCCAGTACAAGCGAGTATGATTCGTGAAGCGATTGAAAAAGCCAACGGGATGGAACGTCTCGACGACATTATGTCTGTAATGAAAGAGACAGGCTCTTTGGAATACACGACAAATAAGGCGTATGAAGAAGCAGATAAAGCGATTGCTGAACTATCCGTAGTTCCTGATTCCGAATATAAGCAAGCCCTAATAACCCTCGCACACTTGGCCGTTAAACGCAGTAAGTAA
- the mdh gene encoding malate dehydrogenase: protein MKVAVIGAAGGIGQALALLLKNRLPAGSDLALYDIAPVTPGVAADLSHIPTPVSIKGYAGEDPTPALEGADVVLISAGVARKPGMDRADLFNVNAGIVKSLAEKIAVTCPTACVGIITNPVNTTVPIAAEVLKKAGVYDKRRLFGITTLDVIRSETFVAELKGKDPSDIRVPVIGGHSGVTILPLLSQVEGVEFTDEEIAALTTRIQNAGTEVVEAKAGGGSATLSMGQAACRFGLALVKALQGEENVIECAYVEGEGEHAPFFAQPVKLGKEGAEAILSYGELSDFERNALDSMLETLNGDIEIGVEFAK, encoded by the coding sequence ATGAAAGTAGCTGTTATTGGTGCCGCTGGTGGCATCGGTCAAGCCCTAGCCCTACTACTTAAGAACCGCCTACCTGCTGGTTCAGATCTTGCACTTTACGACATTGCACCGGTTACTCCGGGTGTCGCTGCTGATCTTAGCCATATCCCAACGCCTGTTTCGATCAAAGGTTATGCGGGTGAAGATCCAACACCAGCACTGGAAGGTGCGGATGTTGTGCTTATTTCTGCGGGTGTTGCTCGTAAGCCGGGTATGGATCGTGCGGATCTTTTCAATGTGAATGCTGGTATTGTTAAGTCTCTTGCAGAGAAAATTGCAGTTACTTGTCCTACTGCTTGTGTTGGTATCATCACTAACCCAGTAAATACTACAGTGCCAATTGCTGCTGAAGTTCTTAAGAAAGCGGGCGTTTACGATAAGCGCCGTTTGTTCGGTATTACGACTCTCGATGTGATCCGCTCTGAAACGTTTGTTGCTGAATTGAAAGGTAAAGATCCAAGCGACATCCGTGTTCCTGTTATCGGCGGTCACTCTGGGGTTACGATCCTTCCTCTGCTATCTCAAGTTGAAGGTGTAGAGTTCACAGACGAAGAAATTGCAGCGCTAACAACTCGTATCCAAAATGCGGGTACTGAAGTCGTAGAAGCGAAAGCTGGCGGCGGCAGTGCAACACTATCGATGGGTCAAGCAGCTTGTCGCTTCGGTCTTGCTTTAGTGAAAGCGCTTCAAGGCGAAGAGAACGTAATTGAATGTGCATACGTTGAAGGTGAAGGCGAGCACGCACCGTTCTTCGCACAACCAGTGAAACTAGGTAAAGAGGGCGCAGAAGCGATCCTTAGCTACGGTGAGTTGAGCGACTTCGAGCGTAATGCATTAGATAGCATGCTAGAAACGCTAAATGGCGATATTGAGATTGGTGTTGAATTCGCTAAGTAA
- the argR gene encoding transcriptional regulator ArgR: protein MRNTEKQDNLVRAFKSLLKEERFGSQGEIVDALKHEGFESINQSKVSRMLTKFGAVRTRNAKMEMVYCLPAELGVPTVSSSLRELVLDIDHNNALVVIHTGPGAAQLIARLLDSLGKSEGILGVVAGDDTIFITPTLAVTTKQLFDSVCELFEYAG, encoded by the coding sequence ATGCGCAATACAGAAAAACAAGACAACTTAGTTCGCGCTTTTAAATCGTTATTAAAAGAAGAACGTTTTGGATCGCAGGGTGAAATTGTTGATGCCCTCAAACACGAAGGCTTTGAAAGCATCAATCAATCTAAAGTTTCGCGTATGTTAACCAAGTTTGGTGCAGTTCGAACTCGTAACGCAAAAATGGAAATGGTTTACTGCCTTCCTGCTGAGCTTGGGGTTCCAACCGTTTCTAGCTCTCTTAGAGAATTAGTACTGGATATTGATCACAACAATGCGTTAGTTGTGATACACACGGGTCCTGGTGCCGCACAACTTATTGCTCGCTTGCTAGACTCATTAGGTAAGTCAGAAGGCATACTGGGCGTAGTTGCGGGCGATGACACTATCTTTATTACTCCAACCTTAGCAGTGACGACTAAGCAACTGTTTGATTCCGTTTGCGAACTGTTTGAATACGCTGGGTAA
- a CDS encoding TAXI family TRAP transporter solute-binding subunit: MAFTKLVKVGAIAAAVMGAGAVNAQEFITIGTGSVTGVYYPTGGAICKLVNKGRKDHNIRCSVESTGGSIYNVNTIRAGELDFGVVQSDWQYHGYNGTSKFKDQGEYKKLRAMFSLHTEPFNIIARTDAGINNVSDLAGKRVNIGNPGSGDRATMGVVMDAMGWTNDSFKLASELKGSERSQALCDNKIDAFIYMVGHPNGSIKEATTSCDAKLVSATGPQIDKIVAENPYYAYSTVPAGMYRGTDADVNSFGVAATMVTTSDVSEEVAYNVAKAVFENFSTFKRLHPAFANLKKEDMVKAGISIPLHAGAVKYYKEVGLLK; the protein is encoded by the coding sequence ATGGCATTTACCAAACTTGTTAAAGTTGGTGCTATTGCAGCAGCTGTAATGGGCGCTGGCGCAGTTAACGCTCAAGAGTTCATCACAATTGGTACTGGTTCAGTTACAGGTGTTTACTACCCTACTGGTGGTGCAATTTGTAAACTAGTGAACAAGGGCCGCAAAGACCACAACATCCGTTGTTCTGTAGAGTCTACTGGTGGTTCAATATACAACGTTAACACTATCCGTGCTGGTGAACTAGATTTCGGTGTTGTTCAATCGGACTGGCAATACCACGGCTACAACGGTACAAGTAAATTTAAAGATCAGGGCGAATACAAGAAACTTCGCGCTATGTTCTCTCTACATACAGAACCGTTCAACATCATCGCTCGTACCGATGCTGGTATCAACAATGTGTCTGACCTAGCTGGTAAGCGTGTAAACATTGGTAACCCAGGCTCTGGTGACCGTGCAACCATGGGTGTTGTAATGGACGCTATGGGTTGGACTAATGACAGCTTCAAACTTGCTTCTGAACTGAAAGGTTCTGAGCGTTCACAAGCACTTTGTGATAACAAGATTGATGCATTCATCTACATGGTTGGTCACCCGAACGGATCAATCAAAGAAGCAACAACGTCTTGTGATGCAAAATTGGTTTCAGCAACTGGTCCTCAGATCGACAAAATCGTCGCTGAAAACCCATATTACGCATACAGTACAGTTCCAGCAGGTATGTATCGTGGTACAGACGCTGACGTAAATAGCTTCGGTGTTGCTGCAACTATGGTAACAACTTCAGACGTTTCTGAAGAAGTGGCATACAACGTTGCTAAGGCTGTATTTGAAAACTTCAGCACTTTCAAGCGCCTACACCCTGCATTTGCAAACCTGAAGAAAGAAGACATGGTTAAAGCGGGTATCTCCATCCCACTTCATGCTGGTGCAGTAAAATACTACAAAGAAGTAGGTCTTCTTAAGTAA
- a CDS encoding TRAP transporter permease — MTQTTSPSPDVQEMVAQSDTGARSPRGIQGRILWFVPLCWSLFQLWYASPLPFIFNFAILNDTEARAIHLTFAIFLAFTAYPALKNSPRDRIPAVDWVLALAGSFSASYIYIFYTELAGRSGAPTTFDIVAAVIGMVLLLEATRRALGPPLMVVAAVFLLYTFGGPHMPDVIAHKGASLNKAMSHLWLTTEGVFGVALGVSTSFVFLFVLFGAMLERAGAGAYFIKVAFSLLGHMKGGPAKAAVVASGLSGLVSGSSIANVVTTGTFTIPLMKRVGFSGEKAGAVEVAASTNGQLTPPIMGAAAFLMVEYVGISYVEVIKAALLPALISYIALIYIVHLEACKAGMTGLPRRHTPTILHSLLSFTGTILGLCVISAAVYYGVGWTKDVFGDAATPIVTVALLIAYVALVRVSAKYAAEGGMDIDAELTEVPDPGPTIKSGLHFLLPIVVLVWCLTVERFSPGLSAFWATVFMIFILLTQRPLMTLMNKSNDLAEQTKAGFVDLAESLVSGARNMIGIGVATAAAGTVVGVVTLTGIGLVMTDFVEFISGGSIILMLLFTAVISLILGMGLPTTANYIVVSTLMAPVIVTLGAAHGLIIPLIAVHLFVFYFGILADDTPPVGLAAFAAAAIAKSDPIRTGIQGFTYDIRTAILPFMFIFNTQLLLMGIDSWWHLALTILSSVTAVLIFAAATQGWWFTKNKWWETILLLVLTFSFFRPGFWWDMIYPAKVLSPGVEIAQITENLSVGQSVELRVGGENLEGDYSEKTVRLPFEDSATTSEDRIASMGLMLTETEGKMIVDMVEFGSPAEAAGIDFDWEIKSVIQDAERPMKEWVFLPALLILIGLAMNQRRRARKDEISA, encoded by the coding sequence ATGACGCAGACAACATCACCGTCTCCAGATGTGCAAGAAATGGTGGCACAATCAGACACTGGTGCGCGTAGCCCTCGCGGTATCCAAGGCCGTATTTTATGGTTTGTGCCTTTATGTTGGTCACTGTTCCAACTTTGGTATGCATCTCCGCTACCGTTTATTTTTAACTTCGCTATTTTAAATGATACCGAAGCTCGAGCAATTCACCTGACGTTTGCTATTTTTCTAGCTTTTACCGCTTACCCAGCTTTGAAGAACTCGCCTCGGGATCGCATCCCTGCAGTCGATTGGGTATTAGCACTTGCTGGTAGTTTTTCAGCTTCTTATATTTATATTTTCTATACTGAGCTTGCCGGTCGTTCGGGGGCCCCGACAACATTCGATATTGTTGCGGCTGTCATTGGTATGGTTCTACTGCTGGAAGCAACACGACGCGCTTTGGGTCCACCTCTTATGGTTGTGGCAGCAGTATTCCTACTTTACACCTTTGGCGGCCCACACATGCCAGACGTTATTGCCCATAAAGGGGCGAGCCTAAATAAGGCGATGTCGCATTTGTGGTTAACAACAGAAGGTGTATTCGGTGTAGCTCTTGGCGTATCAACGTCATTTGTATTCTTGTTTGTACTGTTTGGTGCAATGCTAGAACGTGCTGGCGCTGGTGCTTACTTCATCAAGGTTGCATTCTCACTGCTTGGCCACATGAAAGGCGGCCCAGCAAAAGCAGCCGTTGTAGCATCTGGCCTATCCGGTCTAGTTTCTGGCTCATCTATTGCTAACGTGGTAACGACGGGGACTTTCACGATCCCTCTAATGAAAAGAGTAGGATTCTCAGGTGAAAAAGCCGGAGCTGTAGAAGTTGCCGCTTCAACCAATGGTCAATTAACCCCACCAATCATGGGTGCCGCGGCCTTCTTAATGGTCGAATATGTAGGTATCTCATACGTCGAGGTTATTAAAGCAGCGCTATTACCCGCTCTTATTTCTTACATCGCCCTAATTTACATTGTTCACTTAGAAGCATGTAAAGCAGGTATGACAGGCCTACCTCGCCGCCACACGCCAACGATATTGCACAGCCTGCTTTCGTTCACAGGTACCATTCTTGGGCTATGTGTGATCAGTGCTGCTGTTTACTACGGTGTCGGCTGGACAAAAGATGTCTTTGGCGATGCAGCGACACCAATAGTGACAGTTGCGCTATTGATTGCTTATGTTGCTCTAGTTCGTGTATCTGCAAAATACGCCGCTGAAGGCGGCATGGACATCGATGCCGAACTAACCGAAGTACCAGATCCAGGCCCAACCATTAAATCTGGCCTGCACTTCTTACTGCCTATCGTGGTTCTTGTTTGGTGTCTGACTGTAGAGCGATTCTCTCCAGGTCTTTCTGCCTTCTGGGCAACGGTATTCATGATCTTTATTTTGCTCACTCAACGTCCTTTAATGACTCTGATGAACAAATCAAACGATCTTGCTGAACAAACTAAAGCGGGCTTCGTTGACTTAGCAGAGAGTTTAGTTTCAGGCGCACGTAACATGATAGGTATCGGTGTCGCAACAGCGGCTGCTGGTACGGTTGTTGGTGTGGTAACGCTGACCGGTATCGGCCTTGTGATGACCGACTTCGTTGAATTTATCTCAGGTGGTAGCATCATTCTTATGCTGCTATTTACTGCGGTAATCAGCTTAATCTTAGGCATGGGCTTACCAACCACAGCAAACTATATCGTTGTATCAACACTGATGGCCCCAGTAATTGTTACCCTAGGCGCAGCACACGGCCTAATCATTCCACTGATTGCCGTTCACTTGTTCGTGTTCTACTTCGGGATTCTTGCGGATGATACGCCTCCGGTTGGTCTCGCTGCTTTTGCAGCGGCAGCGATTGCGAAATCAGATCCAATTCGCACAGGTATTCAAGGTTTCACCTACGATATCCGTACTGCGATCTTACCATTCATGTTTATTTTCAACACTCAGCTACTATTGATGGGCATTGACTCATGGTGGCATTTAGCGCTAACCATCTTATCTTCTGTGACTGCGGTACTTATCTTTGCCGCAGCTACACAAGGTTGGTGGTTTACCAAAAACAAGTGGTGGGAAACAATACTATTGTTGGTTCTGACTTTCTCGTTCTTCCGCCCTGGTTTCTGGTGGGACATGATCTATCCAGCGAAAGTTCTTTCACCTGGAGTTGAGATAGCTCAAATCACAGAAAACCTATCTGTGGGACAATCTGTGGAGTTAAGAGTGGGTGGCGAGAACTTAGAAGGCGATTATTCTGAGAAAACAGTTCGTCTTCCATTTGAAGATTCTGCAACAACAAGTGAAGACCGCATAGCTTCAATGGGTTTAATGCTGACAGAAACTGAAGGCAAGATGATTGTCGATATGGTTGAATTTGGTAGCCCAGCTGAAGCCGCTGGAATTGACTTTGATTGGGAAATTAAATCTGTAATCCAAGATGCAGAACGACCAATGAAAGAGTGGGTATTCTTACCGGCCCTACTCATTTTAATTGGTTTAGCGATGAACCAAAGACGACGTGCTCGTAAGGATGAGATTAGCGCGTAA
- a CDS encoding universal stress protein, whose amino-acid sequence MYKQILVPVDLNDKGFSDKAVELAVWHAKHSNAEIHILNVLPGIHMSMVASYFPKDAANQMKIDVKNQLKEFANKHIDDNVVYKVHVAEGKAYTTILDYAEKLGADLIVMPSHKRSKIDKVMLGSVASKVVQNSPINVLVVKPQG is encoded by the coding sequence ATGTATAAACAAATCCTTGTTCCTGTCGATCTTAACGACAAAGGCTTTTCTGATAAAGCAGTCGAGCTAGCGGTATGGCACGCAAAACACAGTAATGCTGAAATACATATTTTAAACGTACTACCGGGCATTCACATGTCAATGGTTGCATCTTACTTCCCGAAAGATGCGGCGAACCAAATGAAGATTGATGTTAAAAACCAGCTCAAAGAGTTTGCAAACAAACACATCGACGATAATGTGGTGTATAAGGTTCACGTTGCCGAAGGCAAGGCTTACACAACAATTCTAGATTACGCAGAAAAGCTTGGCGCCGACCTTATCGTGATGCCAAGTCATAAGCGTTCAAAAATTGACAAAGTTATGCTTGGTTCTGTTGCGAGCAAAGTGGTACAGAACTCGCCAATCAATGTATTGGTAGTTAAGCCTCAAGGCTAA
- a CDS encoding D-2-hydroxyacid dehydrogenase, translating to MPKLKVVFLDRATIPSQIILKPLSFEHQWVEYNFTAPEQVSERIEGADIVITNKVVLSESNLAQAQQLKLIGVSATGVNNVDVGYCKSNNIAVANVQGYATQSVPEHVIAMLFALKRNLVGYHQDIEAGEWQKDKQFCFFTHPIQDVAGSTFGIMGSGSLGQATAILAKAIGMNVIFAERKGAESCREGYLPFETVLQQADAISLHCPLTEATRNLISERELAMMKPSTVLINAGRGGLVDEQALVEALKNHEIAGAGMDVFTQEPADNSNPLLANSRLPNLLLTPHVAWGSDSSIQKLSDILMDNIDGFVAGKPQNLVG from the coding sequence ATGCCGAAGTTGAAAGTGGTTTTTCTCGACCGAGCCACCATCCCATCTCAAATTATTTTAAAACCTCTTAGCTTTGAGCATCAGTGGGTTGAGTATAATTTCACCGCGCCAGAGCAAGTGTCTGAGCGAATTGAGGGAGCGGATATCGTGATCACCAATAAAGTGGTGCTCAGTGAATCGAATTTGGCTCAAGCACAACAGCTTAAGCTCATAGGCGTTTCAGCGACGGGTGTGAACAATGTCGATGTTGGCTACTGTAAAAGTAACAACATCGCAGTGGCTAACGTACAGGGCTACGCGACTCAATCGGTACCGGAACATGTTATCGCGATGCTATTTGCGTTAAAGCGTAACCTCGTTGGTTATCATCAAGATATTGAAGCGGGAGAGTGGCAAAAGGACAAGCAGTTCTGCTTTTTTACTCATCCGATTCAAGATGTGGCGGGTAGCACATTCGGCATAATGGGCAGTGGTAGCTTAGGGCAAGCAACCGCGATACTAGCGAAAGCCATTGGCATGAACGTCATCTTTGCTGAGCGTAAAGGGGCTGAATCTTGTCGAGAAGGGTACCTGCCTTTTGAGACTGTGTTGCAGCAAGCGGATGCGATCAGCTTACATTGTCCGTTGACCGAAGCGACTCGAAACCTGATTTCAGAGCGAGAGTTAGCAATGATGAAACCAAGCACGGTACTAATTAATGCTGGGCGTGGTGGGTTAGTGGATGAGCAAGCCTTAGTTGAGGCTTTGAAAAATCATGAGATAGCCGGCGCGGGGATGGATGTGTTCACACAAGAACCGGCAGACAACTCGAATCCACTGTTAGCTAACAGTCGCTTACCTAATTTACTGCTGACACCTCACGTGGCATGGGGGAGTGATAGCTCCATTCAAAAGCTGTCTGATATCTTAATGGATAACATAGATGGGTTTGTTGCGGGTAAGCCACAAAATCTCGTTGGTTAA
- a CDS encoding pseudouridine synthase: MALEEYTPPREPWIDIVYQDDDILVVNKPAGLLSVPGRLPEHYDSMWSRLVEEFADIQVVHRLDMSTSGLMLLAKHKHAERHLKKQFQYRLTHKLYYARVWGKVEGKEGVIDLPLICDWSNRPRQKVCFDEGKPSQTRYVVEQEDAQTTLLKLLPITGRSHQLRVHCMEIGAPIVGDEFYATPEAFEYSDRLALHACELSFYHPATNQRFKIFVPCEFYPQALPQIEQHFEIAPELPDYSKLKA; this comes from the coding sequence ATGGCGTTAGAAGAGTACACACCACCACGTGAACCGTGGATTGATATTGTTTATCAAGATGACGATATTCTTGTGGTGAACAAGCCAGCAGGTCTGCTTTCTGTGCCGGGGAGATTACCAGAGCATTACGACAGTATGTGGAGTCGGCTGGTTGAGGAGTTTGCTGATATTCAAGTCGTGCATCGATTGGATATGTCGACATCGGGCTTGATGCTGCTCGCTAAACACAAACACGCTGAGCGCCATTTGAAGAAGCAATTCCAATATCGGCTGACCCATAAGCTCTATTACGCACGAGTATGGGGAAAGGTAGAAGGAAAGGAAGGCGTGATCGACCTTCCGCTTATTTGTGATTGGTCAAACCGCCCTCGTCAGAAAGTGTGTTTTGACGAGGGAAAACCATCACAGACTCGGTATGTGGTGGAGCAAGAAGACGCTCAAACGACCTTATTGAAGTTATTGCCGATTACCGGTCGTTCTCATCAGCTGCGTGTGCATTGTATGGAAATAGGTGCGCCTATTGTTGGCGACGAGTTTTATGCAACGCCAGAAGCGTTTGAGTATAGCGATCGGCTGGCTTTGCATGCGTGTGAACTGAGCTTCTATCATCCAGCGACTAATCAACGCTTCAAAATCTTTGTTCCTTGTGAGTTTTATCCTCAAGCTTTACCACAAATTGAACAGCACTTTGAAATTGCGCCAGAGCTTCCAGACTACAGTAAGCTAAAAGCTTAG